One genomic segment of Nocardia spumae includes these proteins:
- a CDS encoding SgcJ/EcaC family oxidoreductase, translating into MRSTNPQPTATESTRPLSVEDERAIRDLVARADRAQADTAVLPALHADTAAVVNFYGRRLLGRDMLEAAMSAALSSGLGAVRTSVEVVDIRSLSADAALVSCIKTVYDERPDEQIPPTTGALTYVTVRTATGWKIGLAQTTPIVPAGQPARI; encoded by the coding sequence GTGCGATCAACAAACCCCCAGCCCACAGCGACCGAGAGCACGCGGCCCCTTTCGGTCGAGGACGAGCGCGCCATTCGCGACCTGGTGGCCCGCGCCGACCGCGCCCAGGCCGACACCGCCGTACTCCCGGCCCTGCATGCCGACACCGCGGCCGTGGTCAACTTCTACGGCCGTCGGCTCCTCGGCCGTGACATGTTGGAGGCGGCGATGAGTGCGGCCCTGAGCAGCGGACTCGGGGCTGTCCGCACCAGCGTCGAGGTCGTCGACATCCGATCGCTCAGTGCCGACGCCGCCCTCGTCAGCTGCATCAAGACGGTGTACGACGAGCGCCCGGATGAGCAGATCCCGCCGACCACCGGCGCCCTGACCTACGTGACGGTACGGACCGCTACCGGGTGGAAGATCGGCCTGGCCCAGACCACCCCGATTGTCCCGGCCGGACAGCCGGCGCGGATCTGA
- a CDS encoding DUF5995 family protein, translating into MHCPTDPVPPRRSWIRFLLFVVLTLSVIAVGVPATASAQPIDVACGTPLSAGEVADIVRLSDTTTLSGTSSQRLEQAVDQHRRIAEILVRHRDRRGLLALGLDAVEQSAVMPLQRDPSAFADPEYAHRISLDLLLRFLRNVHAEFTGGTPEPQWANYFALARDCSLSPARVAMAGYNAHLSVDLANAVAAVHSTPANAADYFRIVDAIASKGSLIVDETKSIYGGDLGPLWRFYFLGEGLDRVVGAGVGSGALLRFADAGANVVIFGNGLALQDPALEPGTRAEIDALWHSADAAFAVLSANGGL; encoded by the coding sequence ATGCACTGCCCGACGGACCCGGTGCCGCCGCGCCGTTCCTGGATCCGCTTCCTGTTGTTCGTAGTCCTCACGCTGTCTGTGATCGCGGTGGGTGTCCCGGCGACCGCGTCGGCCCAGCCGATCGACGTCGCGTGCGGCACACCGTTGTCCGCCGGGGAGGTGGCCGACATCGTGCGGCTGTCGGATACGACCACCTTGTCCGGGACATCGTCGCAGCGCCTGGAGCAGGCCGTCGATCAGCATCGGCGGATCGCCGAAATCCTGGTGCGGCACCGGGATCGGCGCGGACTGCTCGCGTTGGGTCTCGATGCCGTCGAACAGTCCGCGGTCATGCCGCTGCAGCGCGACCCGTCCGCCTTCGCCGATCCGGAGTACGCGCACCGCATCAGTCTGGATCTGCTCCTGCGGTTCCTGCGCAATGTGCACGCGGAATTCACCGGCGGCACACCCGAACCGCAATGGGCGAACTACTTCGCGCTGGCCCGCGACTGCTCGCTGTCGCCGGCTCGGGTCGCGATGGCGGGCTACAACGCGCATCTCAGTGTCGATCTGGCCAACGCTGTCGCCGCCGTGCACTCCACGCCCGCGAATGCCGCCGACTATTTCCGGATCGTGGACGCGATCGCGAGCAAGGGATCGCTGATCGTCGACGAGACGAAATCGATCTACGGCGGTGATCTGGGGCCGCTGTGGCGCTTCTATTTCCTGGGCGAGGGCCTGGACCGGGTGGTCGGTGCCGGAGTCGGCTCCGGCGCCCTGCTGCGGTTCGCCGACGCCGGTGCGAACGTGGTGATCTTCGGTAACGGTCTGGCCCTGCAGGATCCCGCGCTGGAACCGGGTACCCGGGCCGAGATCGACGCGCTGTGGCACAGCGCCGACGCCGCCTTCGCGGTCCTGTCCGCCAACGGCGGGCTGTGA
- a CDS encoding dihydrofolate reductase family protein encodes MRKLIYGIGVSLDGYINDRDGGIDWSDPDDELHQFHNDRYRDIEVSLHGRRLYELMAEHWPHVSENAPPIEREFARLWTEKPKVVFSRTLTEVHWNSTLVAENAVAEVRRLKAGGDGVMEVGGAGLAASLIPHGLIDEYQLFLMPVVLGGGTPLFPPLDKRIQLRLTETRHFDTAVMLRYSAV; translated from the coding sequence ATGAGAAAACTGATCTATGGGATCGGTGTGTCCCTGGACGGCTACATCAACGACCGCGACGGCGGCATCGACTGGTCCGACCCGGACGACGAGCTGCACCAGTTCCACAACGACCGTTACCGCGATATCGAGGTCTCACTGCACGGTCGCCGGCTCTACGAACTGATGGCCGAGCACTGGCCGCACGTGTCCGAGAACGCGCCGCCCATCGAGCGCGAGTTCGCCAGGCTGTGGACGGAGAAGCCCAAGGTCGTGTTCTCCCGGACGCTGACCGAGGTCCATTGGAACAGCACCCTGGTCGCCGAGAACGCGGTCGCGGAGGTTCGCAGGCTCAAGGCCGGCGGCGATGGCGTCATGGAGGTCGGTGGCGCGGGGCTCGCGGCCTCGCTGATCCCACACGGGCTCATCGACGAGTATCAGTTGTTTCTCATGCCGGTGGTGCTCGGCGGCGGCACCCCGCTGTTCCCGCCGCTGGACAAGCGAATTCAGCTCCGGTTGACCGAGACGAGGCATTTCGACACCGCGGTGATGCTGCGCTATTCCGCCGTCTGA
- a CDS encoding MFS transporter: MTAPRTDDYRNTTATDPIPADPPVAVSQQPEGAGGMFTSLTVPNYRYYFAGQVVSNTGTWMQRIAQDWLVLGLTGSSFAVGITTAMQFLPMLLFGLYGGVIADRFPKRGLLVLTQATMGLLAAVLAVLTLTGTVEVWHVYLLALLLGMVTVVDNPTRQSFVPEIVGRQRLRNAVSLNSANFQAARLVGPAVAGAVIAAVGSGWAFVINAGSFAAVIGGLLAMRPAELTPVPRLPRRKGQLREGLRYVSAHPQLLWPIVMVGFVGTFGYNFPTVLSGFAYHVFDVDAGKYGLLNTALAAGSLAGALLASRRGRVRMRMLVATAIGFGALEAVTAFAPDYWLFTALLVVVGLLGLTFNTSGNSMVQLETDPTMRGRVMSLYMMVFTGGTPIGGPIVGWLTEKFGPRFGLFACGVVSAASAALVGVVLARAAGLRVRISGRRISLVPRDDPLPGVATVTTGPQTAE, encoded by the coding sequence TTGACCGCGCCCCGCACCGACGACTACCGCAACACCACCGCCACCGATCCGATCCCGGCCGATCCGCCCGTCGCGGTATCGCAGCAGCCGGAGGGCGCCGGTGGGATGTTCACCTCTCTCACCGTCCCCAACTACCGCTATTACTTTGCGGGCCAGGTGGTTTCGAACACCGGCACCTGGATGCAGCGAATCGCCCAGGACTGGCTGGTACTCGGTCTCACCGGCAGCTCGTTCGCCGTCGGAATCACCACCGCCATGCAGTTCCTGCCGATGCTGCTGTTCGGTCTCTACGGCGGCGTCATCGCCGACCGCTTCCCCAAGCGGGGTCTGCTGGTCCTCACTCAGGCCACCATGGGACTGCTCGCCGCCGTCCTCGCCGTCCTGACGCTGACCGGCACGGTCGAGGTATGGCATGTGTACCTGCTGGCGCTACTGCTGGGCATGGTGACCGTCGTCGACAATCCGACCCGCCAGTCGTTCGTTCCGGAAATCGTCGGCCGGCAGCGATTACGCAATGCCGTCAGCCTGAACTCCGCGAACTTCCAGGCCGCCCGGCTCGTCGGCCCGGCAGTCGCCGGAGCGGTGATCGCCGCGGTCGGATCGGGCTGGGCGTTCGTGATCAACGCGGGATCCTTCGCCGCCGTCATCGGCGGCCTGCTGGCGATGCGACCGGCGGAATTGACGCCGGTGCCGCGCCTGCCACGTCGAAAAGGGCAACTGCGCGAGGGTCTCCGCTATGTGAGCGCGCATCCGCAACTGCTCTGGCCGATCGTCATGGTGGGCTTCGTCGGAACCTTCGGCTACAACTTTCCCACCGTGCTGTCGGGCTTCGCCTATCACGTCTTCGATGTCGACGCCGGGAAATACGGACTGCTCAACACCGCGCTGGCGGCGGGATCCCTCGCGGGCGCGCTGCTGGCCAGCCGCCGAGGACGAGTGCGCATGCGGATGCTGGTCGCCACCGCGATCGGCTTCGGGGCGCTCGAGGCGGTCACCGCCTTCGCGCCGGATTATTGGCTGTTCACCGCGCTGCTCGTGGTGGTGGGCTTGCTCGGCCTCACCTTCAACACCTCGGGCAACTCGATGGTGCAACTGGAAACCGACCCCACCATGCGGGGACGGGTGATGTCGCTGTACATGATGGTCTTCACGGGCGGCACCCCCATCGGGGGTCCGATCGTGGGGTGGCTCACCGAGAAATTCGGGCCCCGGTTCGGACTGTTCGCCTGCGGGGTGGTCTCCGCGGCGTCCGCGGCCCTGGTCGGCGTCGTTCTCGCCCGCGCCGCGGGCCTGCGCGTGCGGATCTCGGGCCGGCGGATTTCACTCGTGCCTCGCGACGATCCACTGCCAGGGGTCGCGACCGTGACGACCGGACCTCAGACGGCGGAATAG
- a CDS encoding acyl-CoA dehydrogenase, with protein sequence MPVALTVDQAALAEAVSGFADRHSTREYTRKHTDRLAAGELPAFWAELVALGLPGVHLPEAVGGQGGTLDEIAVVLAEAGRALLPGPLLPSAVTSAIVASAEPTEPVGLALRRFAAGVTAATVDPGHGVRIADAGLGGATGPVLGAASAEVLLVAASEDDGIRWFLVERSAPGVEIEARAGSDLGRDLAVVRLRDTAGTELTGIDAGYAEAVATAFMAAEAAGVIRWCSDTATEYVKARKQFGRPVGSFQAVQHRAAQLLITSELATAAAWDAVRGLADEPAQRTHATAGAAITTLGNAVHAAVECLCLHGAIGFTWEHDLHLYWRRAISLAGLGGSAESWERRLGEVALGGPRNFAVPLPETDSTFRDWVSEILDRAAALDNPNPGKIGDHDATNTGPRRTLLADSGLVSPPMPRPWGIEAGPLEQLILQDEYDKHAIAQPSMGIGQWVVPIVLARGTPEQLARLAAPALRGEEIWCQLMSEPEAGSDVASLSLRATPDGDGWRLNGQKIWTTLAHRSDWGLLLARTDSGAERHRGLTMFLVDMHGAGVTVRPITQSSGNAEFNEVFFDDAFVPGDMVLGEVGQGWALTLETLAQERLFIGGVRDPGHNARIVGIIERAEFVGSRENALRALGRISARGAAISAMNLRETIRRLDGHGIGPATSISKAAASMLHTDAAAAALELIGPAAALSEKHSEVVHHELDIPSWVIGGGTLEIQLNTIATLVMGLPRK encoded by the coding sequence GTGCCCGTAGCCCTGACCGTGGATCAGGCGGCGCTGGCGGAGGCCGTCAGTGGATTCGCCGACCGCCACAGCACCCGCGAATACACCCGCAAGCACACCGACCGGCTGGCCGCCGGCGAACTGCCCGCCTTCTGGGCGGAACTGGTCGCCCTCGGACTGCCCGGTGTGCATCTGCCGGAGGCGGTGGGCGGACAGGGCGGAACCCTGGACGAGATCGCGGTGGTACTCGCCGAAGCCGGGCGGGCGCTGCTACCCGGGCCGCTGCTCCCGTCGGCGGTCACGAGCGCCATCGTCGCGTCGGCGGAACCCACCGAGCCGGTCGGTCTTGCGCTGCGGCGGTTCGCCGCCGGGGTGACCGCTGCGACCGTGGATCCCGGACACGGGGTGCGGATCGCCGATGCCGGGCTCGGCGGCGCGACCGGCCCGGTCTTGGGCGCTGCGTCGGCCGAGGTGCTCCTCGTGGCCGCTTCCGAGGACGACGGGATCCGCTGGTTCCTGGTGGAACGTAGCGCGCCGGGTGTGGAGATCGAGGCGCGTGCCGGATCGGATCTCGGTCGCGACCTCGCGGTCGTCCGGCTGCGCGATACCGCCGGAACCGAACTCACCGGCATCGATGCCGGCTACGCCGAAGCGGTCGCCACCGCGTTCATGGCCGCCGAAGCCGCCGGGGTGATCCGCTGGTGCTCGGACACGGCCACCGAATATGTGAAGGCGCGCAAGCAGTTCGGTCGCCCCGTCGGCTCCTTCCAGGCCGTACAGCACCGCGCCGCCCAGCTGCTGATCACCAGTGAACTCGCCACCGCGGCGGCCTGGGACGCGGTGCGTGGTCTCGCCGACGAGCCCGCGCAGCGCACGCACGCGACGGCCGGCGCCGCGATCACCACCCTCGGCAATGCCGTGCACGCGGCCGTGGAATGTCTGTGCCTGCACGGCGCCATCGGTTTCACCTGGGAGCACGATCTGCATCTGTACTGGCGGCGGGCGATCTCGCTGGCCGGGCTGGGCGGTTCCGCGGAGAGCTGGGAACGGCGCCTCGGGGAGGTCGCACTCGGCGGACCGCGCAATTTCGCGGTGCCGCTGCCGGAAACCGATTCCACGTTCCGCGACTGGGTCTCGGAGATCCTGGATCGTGCCGCCGCCCTGGACAATCCGAACCCGGGCAAGATCGGTGACCACGACGCCACCAATACCGGTCCCCGCCGCACTCTGCTCGCGGACTCGGGGCTGGTCTCCCCGCCCATGCCCAGACCGTGGGGGATCGAAGCCGGTCCACTGGAACAGCTGATCCTGCAGGACGAGTACGACAAGCACGCAATCGCCCAGCCCTCCATGGGAATCGGCCAGTGGGTGGTGCCGATCGTGCTGGCGCGCGGCACACCCGAACAGCTCGCACGGCTGGCCGCTCCCGCCCTGCGCGGTGAGGAGATCTGGTGCCAGCTGATGAGTGAGCCGGAGGCGGGTTCGGATGTGGCCTCGCTGAGTCTGCGCGCCACCCCGGACGGCGACGGCTGGCGGCTCAACGGCCAGAAGATCTGGACCACGCTGGCTCATCGCTCCGACTGGGGACTGCTGCTGGCTCGCACCGACTCCGGCGCCGAACGCCACCGCGGCCTGACCATGTTCCTGGTCGATATGCACGGCGCCGGTGTCACGGTCCGTCCGATCACTCAATCCAGCGGTAACGCCGAATTCAACGAGGTGTTCTTCGACGACGCCTTCGTCCCCGGCGACATGGTTCTCGGCGAGGTCGGTCAGGGCTGGGCGCTGACACTGGAAACCCTTGCCCAGGAACGGCTTTTCATCGGCGGTGTCCGAGATCCCGGGCACAACGCCCGCATCGTCGGCATCATCGAGCGCGCGGAGTTCGTGGGCAGCCGCGAGAACGCGCTGCGGGCGCTGGGCCGGATCAGCGCGCGCGGAGCCGCCATCTCGGCGATGAACCTGCGCGAGACCATTCGCCGTCTCGACGGTCACGGAATCGGCCCCGCCACCAGTATTTCCAAGGCCGCGGCCTCCATGCTGCACACCGACGCCGCGGCCGCCGCCCTCGAACTCATCGGTCCCGCCGCCGCGCTGAGTGAAAAACACTCCGAGGTCGTCCACCATGAACTGGATATCCCGAGCTGGGTGATCGGTGGCGGAACGCTGGAGATCCAGCTCAACACCATCGCCACCCTCGTCATGGGGCTGCCCAGGAAATAA
- a CDS encoding cytochrome P450 produces the protein MTADALDTRPIPTQRRGDRGYPLVGQVLEFAKDPLGLFQREWDHYGPVAPMYSLGRTAALLLGPDACGAALLNKDGALANEPAWSRLVGPFFHGGLMLIDFDEHKRHRRIMQQAFTRPRLQAYTERLHPAIEQGVAHWGESESFPAYWKLKQLTLDIAADLFMGGAADTSAAEMARINQAFIACVQAAAGIVRGNVPFTRWGRAYRGRRVLEDFLRHYLPAKRGEQTDDIFSVLCHIEDEDGARFSDDDVVNHMIFLMMAAHDTSTITTSTILQYLGQHPAWQDRCRAEAAALGPAPSMAQLEGLESIDLVMREALRLRAPVPVLVRYAVKDTVIHGVRIPAGTDVVIGIQFTHLMPQYWTDPHTFDPDRFGPDRREDRSHRFAWEPFGGGAHKCIGMHFGGLEVKSIMHRLLRDYHWRVDPAYVPPLDYHSLPFPKDGLPITFVRN, from the coding sequence ATGACGGCCGACGCCCTGGACACCAGGCCGATCCCGACCCAGCGACGCGGCGACCGCGGCTATCCGCTGGTCGGGCAAGTGCTGGAGTTCGCCAAAGACCCCCTGGGGCTGTTCCAGCGCGAATGGGATCACTACGGTCCGGTCGCCCCCATGTACTCGCTCGGCCGGACCGCGGCACTGCTGCTCGGCCCGGACGCGTGCGGTGCGGCGCTACTGAACAAGGACGGCGCCCTGGCCAACGAACCGGCCTGGTCGCGGCTGGTCGGCCCGTTCTTCCACGGCGGGCTCATGCTCATCGATTTCGACGAGCACAAGCGGCATCGGCGGATCATGCAGCAGGCGTTCACCCGTCCGCGGTTGCAGGCCTACACCGAACGCCTGCACCCGGCGATCGAACAGGGTGTCGCGCACTGGGGCGAGAGCGAATCCTTCCCCGCCTACTGGAAACTCAAGCAGCTCACCCTCGATATCGCCGCCGACCTGTTCATGGGCGGCGCCGCGGACACCAGCGCGGCCGAGATGGCGCGGATCAACCAGGCGTTCATCGCCTGCGTTCAGGCCGCCGCCGGAATCGTGCGCGGCAACGTGCCGTTCACGCGCTGGGGTAGGGCCTACCGCGGCCGACGGGTGCTCGAAGATTTTCTGCGCCACTACCTTCCCGCGAAACGCGGCGAACAGACCGACGACATCTTCTCGGTGCTGTGCCATATCGAAGATGAGGACGGCGCCCGGTTCAGCGACGACGACGTGGTGAACCACATGATCTTCTTGATGATGGCCGCCCACGACACCTCCACCATCACCACCTCCACGATCCTGCAGTATCTGGGACAGCACCCGGCGTGGCAGGACCGGTGCCGCGCCGAGGCGGCGGCATTGGGCCCGGCACCGTCGATGGCGCAACTCGAGGGTCTGGAATCCATCGACCTGGTCATGCGCGAGGCGCTGCGACTACGCGCCCCGGTCCCGGTGCTGGTCCGCTACGCGGTGAAAGACACTGTGATCCATGGGGTTCGGATCCCCGCCGGCACCGATGTGGTCATCGGAATCCAGTTCACCCACCTGATGCCGCAGTACTGGACCGACCCGCACACCTTCGACCCGGACCGTTTCGGTCCCGACCGCCGCGAGGACAGATCCCACCGCTTCGCCTGGGAGCCGTTCGGTGGCGGCGCGCACAAATGTATCGGCATGCATTTCGGTGGATTGGAAGTGAAGTCGATCATGCACCGCCTGCTGCGCGACTACCACTGGCGGGTGGATCCCGCGTATGTCCCGCCGCTGGACTACCACTCCCTCCCCTTCCCCAAGGACGGTCTGCCCATCACCTTCGTCCGCAATTGA
- a CDS encoding TetR/AcrR family transcriptional regulator, which produces MAVQSGVYRGATAAERATERRSRLLEAGLTVWADPRTRTTMTAVCAEAGLSERYFYESFTGLDALLEAVLNEIAVEIEENSRSAADAAGGDPEARMRASIGAFVRLLVADPRKGRVAIVESVAIPELRRRRTELLRHLAHEAALEVRTWLGDSGRSRAADETSGLLFIGGMAELVTAWLDGAIEAAPEEIIESACRALRGLYR; this is translated from the coding sequence ATGGCTGTGCAATCAGGGGTCTATCGCGGAGCCACCGCCGCCGAACGGGCCACCGAACGCCGGTCTCGCCTGCTGGAAGCGGGTTTGACGGTATGGGCCGACCCGCGAACCCGGACCACGATGACCGCCGTCTGCGCCGAGGCCGGCCTCAGCGAACGCTACTTCTACGAGAGTTTCACCGGACTCGACGCCCTGCTCGAGGCCGTCCTGAACGAGATAGCGGTCGAGATCGAGGAGAACAGCCGCAGCGCCGCCGACGCCGCCGGCGGCGATCCCGAGGCCCGCATGCGGGCATCGATCGGAGCCTTCGTGCGCCTGCTGGTCGCGGACCCGCGCAAGGGCCGAGTGGCGATCGTCGAATCGGTGGCGATCCCCGAATTGCGGCGGCGGCGAACCGAATTGCTCCGTCATCTGGCACACGAAGCGGCTCTCGAGGTCCGCACCTGGCTCGGCGATTCCGGCCGCAGCCGAGCCGCCGACGAAACCTCCGGTCTGCTGTTCATCGGCGGTATGGCCGAACTCGTCACAGCGTGGCTCGACGGCGCCATCGAGGCCGCCCCCGAGGAGATCATCGAATCCGCCTGCCGTGCGCTGCGCGGCCTCTATCGCTGA
- a CDS encoding glycoside hydrolase family 15 protein, producing MNDHPEYSPRVTAFPRIDDYGFISDSEVTALIAPSGAIEWMCLPRMDSPSVFGAILDRSAGSFRFAPADIATAADRRYIPGTLVMETSWRSGEGWATVRDVLLVGPWRHQKPGRSAHRRAPTDYDAEHILLRTVHCETGQIQFVLDCQPAFDYARAGTRWEYLDSYHVAQASADGVDLPLRLTTDLRLGLEGSRAVARTLLKSGDTRFCALSWGSRAAPETVEEANERLVGTVHHWRHWLAGGRFPDHPWSAQLTRSALTLKGLTFAPTGAIVAAPTTSLPETPGGKRNWDYRYTWIRDSAFALWGLYTLGFSWEANDYFSHIINLAEDGQGMQIVYGIGGETNLAEQTLDHLRGYDNAVPVRIGNDAYRQRQHDVWGAALDAVYLYARHRDQIDARTWPLLRWAVKSALAVWRQPDHGIWEVRGEPQHFTSSKVMCWVAADRGARLARIHQNFERADRWQQAADDIRADICANAVDSRGVFTQFYGSTALDASTLLIPLVRFLPPDDERVRNTVLAIADELTVDGLVLRYRVDETDDGCAGDESTFTICSFWLVSALSEIGEKHRARQLCEKLLGYASPLGLYAEEIDPRTGRHWGNYPQAFTHLALINAVMHVIRDEQVELRSALGGESIAPRLDDATLNGGYIHI from the coding sequence ATGAACGATCATCCGGAATATTCGCCCCGGGTCACGGCCTTTCCGCGCATCGACGACTACGGGTTCATCTCCGACTCCGAGGTGACCGCCCTCATCGCGCCCAGCGGGGCGATCGAGTGGATGTGCCTGCCGCGGATGGACTCGCCCAGTGTGTTCGGGGCCATCCTCGACCGTTCGGCCGGATCGTTTCGCTTCGCCCCGGCCGATATCGCGACCGCGGCCGATCGCCGATATATTCCGGGGACCTTGGTCATGGAGACGAGCTGGCGCTCCGGCGAAGGGTGGGCGACGGTACGTGATGTGCTGCTCGTCGGGCCGTGGCGACACCAGAAACCCGGCCGCAGCGCCCACCGGCGCGCACCCACCGATTACGACGCCGAACATATCCTGCTGCGCACCGTGCACTGCGAGACCGGGCAGATCCAGTTCGTCCTCGACTGTCAGCCCGCCTTCGACTACGCCCGAGCCGGTACGCGGTGGGAATATCTCGACAGCTACCACGTCGCCCAGGCGAGTGCCGACGGTGTCGATCTGCCGCTGCGCCTCACCACCGATCTGCGTCTGGGGCTGGAAGGTTCGCGCGCGGTCGCCCGCACCCTGCTCAAGAGCGGTGACACTCGATTCTGTGCGCTGTCGTGGGGCAGCCGGGCGGCTCCGGAAACCGTCGAAGAGGCCAACGAGCGGCTGGTCGGTACCGTGCACCATTGGCGGCACTGGCTGGCGGGCGGCCGGTTTCCCGACCATCCGTGGAGCGCTCAGCTCACGCGCAGCGCGCTGACCCTCAAGGGTCTGACCTTCGCCCCGACCGGCGCCATCGTCGCCGCCCCCACGACGTCGCTGCCGGAGACTCCGGGTGGCAAGCGCAACTGGGACTATCGCTACACCTGGATCCGGGACTCGGCGTTCGCGCTGTGGGGTCTGTACACGCTGGGCTTCAGCTGGGAAGCCAACGACTACTTCTCCCACATCATCAATCTGGCCGAGGACGGCCAGGGTATGCAGATCGTCTACGGCATCGGTGGCGAGACGAATCTGGCCGAACAGACGCTCGACCACCTGCGCGGATACGACAACGCCGTCCCGGTGCGTATCGGCAACGACGCGTATCGCCAACGCCAGCACGATGTTTGGGGTGCGGCGCTGGACGCGGTCTACCTCTACGCCCGCCATCGGGACCAGATCGACGCGCGAACCTGGCCGCTGCTGCGCTGGGCGGTCAAGAGCGCGCTCGCGGTGTGGCGTCAGCCCGATCACGGGATCTGGGAAGTACGTGGCGAGCCGCAACATTTCACGTCCAGCAAAGTGATGTGCTGGGTCGCCGCCGATCGCGGCGCACGGCTGGCCCGCATCCACCAGAACTTCGAACGGGCCGATCGCTGGCAACAGGCCGCCGACGACATTCGCGCCGACATCTGTGCCAATGCCGTCGACTCGCGGGGCGTGTTCACCCAGTTCTACGGCAGTACGGCACTGGACGCCTCGACCCTGCTCATCCCGCTCGTTCGCTTCCTTCCCCCCGATGACGAACGAGTACGCAATACCGTGCTCGCCATCGCGGACGAGCTCACCGTCGACGGGCTCGTCCTGCGCTATCGCGTCGACGAAACCGACGACGGCTGCGCCGGAGACGAGAGCACCTTCACGATCTGCTCGTTCTGGCTGGTCTCCGCACTGTCGGAAATCGGCGAGAAGCACCGCGCCAGGCAACTGTGCGAGAAGCTGCTCGGCTACGCCAGTCCGCTGGGCCTGTACGCCGAGGAGATCGACCCCCGCACCGGCCGGCACTGGGGCAACTATCCGCAGGCATTCACGCACCTGGCGCTGATCAACGCCGTTATGCACGTCATCCGGGACGAGCAGGTCGAACTGCGCAGTGCGCTCGGCGGGGAATCCATCGCGCCGCGCCTCGACGACGCCACCCTCAACGGCGGATACATCCACATCTGA
- a CDS encoding FAD-dependent oxidoreductase: protein MTTVIGGGIAGSCLAGGLARRGRRAVVYEQQRPGPGAGAFLFIDGRGHDAMAAMGVDRDALHDVSYPLAGLDYADSSGRHSAMPSRGHRFWLRRNLMGVLSEFVAHSGADLRFGDPVTDVALSPDGHAVHHHSSIEPVDGLLVAADGIDSVVRARFEPDRAPVYAGDVVLYGMTSAPLDPPPDSSPAVLHFFAEIAEDGSAASTFGHIWRPDDPVALWFVRIAREPLTGDSDDLGLRSVGEWADTVAAATPSNRELVGQFLARTDAVHVSNARNVPLDRACDPRDSVVLIGDADHAITPAAGVGARDALEDARAVFDAVLGDTSPAAAMLRRREQLTADRERARRAMPRRRTA, encoded by the coding sequence ATGACGACCGTCATCGGGGGCGGAATCGCGGGCAGTTGTCTGGCCGGCGGCCTGGCGCGGCGGGGGCGGCGGGCGGTCGTCTACGAGCAGCAACGCCCCGGTCCCGGGGCGGGCGCGTTCCTGTTCATCGACGGTCGCGGACACGATGCGATGGCCGCGATGGGCGTGGATCGAGACGCGCTGCACGACGTGTCGTATCCGCTGGCCGGGCTCGACTACGCCGACAGTTCGGGCAGGCACAGCGCGATGCCCAGCCGGGGACATCGGTTCTGGTTGCGCCGGAATCTGATGGGCGTGCTGTCGGAATTCGTCGCGCACTCCGGTGCGGACCTGCGTTTCGGCGACCCCGTCACCGATGTCGCGCTGAGTCCCGATGGTCATGCGGTGCACCACCATTCGAGTATCGAGCCCGTCGACGGACTGCTGGTCGCCGCCGATGGGATCGATTCGGTGGTCCGAGCGCGGTTCGAACCGGACCGGGCGCCGGTCTACGCCGGCGACGTGGTGCTCTACGGCATGACGAGCGCTCCGCTGGATCCACCGCCGGACTCGTCGCCGGCGGTGCTGCACTTCTTCGCCGAGATCGCCGAAGACGGCAGTGCCGCCAGTACTTTCGGGCACATCTGGCGTCCGGACGATCCGGTGGCGCTGTGGTTCGTGCGAATCGCGCGTGAGCCGCTGACCGGCGACAGCGACGATCTCGGCCTGCGTTCCGTCGGCGAATGGGCCGACACCGTCGCGGCCGCGACGCCGTCGAACAGGGAGCTGGTCGGGCAGTTCCTGGCCCGCACCGACGCGGTCCACGTCAGCAACGCGCGGAACGTGCCGCTGGATCGGGCGTGCGATCCGCGGGATTCGGTCGTCCTCATCGGCGACGCCGACCATGCCATCACGCCGGCCGCCGGAGTCGGTGCTCGCGACGCCCTCGAGGACGCCCGGGCGGTGTTCGACGCGGTCCTCGGCGACACGTCGCCCGCCGCGGCGATGCTGCGGCGGCGCGAGCAGCTCACCGCCGACCGGGAAAGGGCGCGGCGGGCGATGCCACGCCGACGAACGGCCTGA